Proteins from a genomic interval of Desulfuromonadales bacterium:
- a CDS encoding P-II family nitrogen regulator translates to MRKVEAIIKPFKLDEVKEALNEIGIQGITVSEVKGFGRQKGHTELYRGAEYVVDFIPKIKMEIIVRDDLVAKVVDTIAEAARTGRIGDGKIFVTPVDEVMRIRTGERGDDAL, encoded by the coding sequence ATGAGAAAAGTCGAGGCCATTATCAAGCCCTTCAAGCTGGATGAAGTCAAAGAGGCCTTGAATGAGATCGGCATTCAGGGGATCACGGTCAGCGAAGTGAAAGGGTTTGGTCGGCAGAAGGGGCATACGGAATTGTATCGCGGCGCGGAATACGTGGTTGATTTCATCCCCAAGATCAAGATGGAGATCATCGTTCGCGACGACCTGGTGGCGAAGGTGGTGGACACCATTGCCGAAGCGGCCCGCACCGGCCGGATCGGCGACGGGAAAATATTCGTTACCCCTGTCGACGAGGTAATGCGTATCCGGACCGGTGAGCGCGGCGACGACGCGTTGTAA
- the glnA gene encoding type I glutamate--ammonia ligase: MTPREVVAFATENKVQMVDYKFLDFVGIWQHFTTPISEFNEDIFEEGLGFDGSSIRGWQPIHNSDMTIVPDATTAKIDPFPEIPTLSLICNIFDPITKEGYTRDPRFIARKCEAYLKSTGIADTAYFGPEPEFFIFDDVRFSSTNNQSFYLVDSIEGAWNSGREEFPNLGYKPAHKGGYFPVAPTDSLIDLRNEMVQVLQSVGMRIEASHHEVASGGQCEIDMRFDSLLNMGDTLQWFKYIIRNVAFRNGKSVTFMPKPLYGDNGSGMHCHQSLWKDGVNLFAGDGYGGLSKMALYYIGGIMKHAKALCAFTNPGTNSYKRLVPGFEAPVNLAYSNRNRSASLRIPVTSNPKSKRIEYRTPDPSCNGYLAFSAMVMAGLDGVLNKIDPGEPLDKDIYGLSPEELKDIPNVAGSLEEALKCLKEDHAFLLKGDVFTEDVIEKWIEYKTEAEVNPVRMRPVPLEFALYYDC; this comes from the coding sequence ATGACCCCACGTGAAGTCGTAGCCTTTGCAACCGAAAACAAGGTCCAGATGGTGGACTATAAATTTCTCGACTTCGTCGGGATCTGGCAGCATTTCACCACCCCGATCAGCGAATTCAACGAAGACATCTTCGAAGAAGGTCTCGGTTTCGACGGCTCTTCGATCCGCGGCTGGCAGCCGATCCACAACAGCGACATGACCATCGTGCCGGATGCGACCACCGCCAAAATCGACCCGTTTCCCGAAATTCCGACCCTCAGCCTTATCTGCAACATTTTCGATCCGATCACCAAGGAAGGGTACACCCGCGACCCCCGCTTCATCGCCCGCAAGTGCGAGGCATACCTGAAGTCGACCGGCATTGCCGACACCGCTTATTTCGGCCCCGAGCCTGAATTCTTCATTTTCGACGATGTCCGCTTCTCTTCCACCAACAACCAGTCCTTCTACCTGGTCGACTCGATCGAGGGGGCCTGGAACTCGGGCCGCGAAGAGTTCCCCAACCTCGGCTACAAGCCGGCGCACAAGGGCGGTTATTTCCCCGTCGCTCCGACCGACTCCCTGATCGACCTCCGTAATGAGATGGTGCAGGTCCTGCAGAGCGTCGGCATGCGCATTGAGGCTTCCCATCACGAGGTGGCCTCCGGCGGGCAGTGTGAAATCGACATGCGCTTCGATTCCCTGCTCAACATGGGCGACACCCTGCAGTGGTTCAAGTACATCATCCGCAACGTCGCTTTCCGCAACGGCAAAAGCGTCACCTTCATGCCGAAACCTCTCTACGGCGACAATGGTTCCGGGATGCACTGCCACCAGTCCCTCTGGAAAGACGGCGTCAACCTCTTCGCCGGCGACGGCTACGGTGGCCTCTCCAAGATGGCCCTCTACTACATCGGCGGCATCATGAAGCACGCCAAGGCCCTGTGCGCTTTCACCAACCCCGGCACCAACTCCTACAAGCGCCTGGTCCCCGGCTTCGAGGCCCCCGTCAACCTGGCCTACTCCAACCGCAATCGCTCCGCCTCCCTGCGCATCCCGGTGACTTCCAATCCCAAGTCGAAGCGCATCGAGTACCGGACTCCTGACCCCTCCTGCAACGGCTACCTCGCCTTCTCGGCCATGGTGATGGCCGGTCTGGACGGCGTCCTGAACAAAATCGATCCGGGTGAGCCTCTGGACAAGGACATCTACGGGCTTTCCCCCGAGGAGCTCAAGGACATCCCGAACGTCGCCGGCAGCCTCGAGGAGGCCCTCAAGTGCCTCAAGGAAGACCATGCCTTCCTGCTTAAGGGGGATGTCTTCACCGAAGACGTCATCGAGAAGTGGATCGAGTACAAGACGGAAGCCGAGGTCAACCCGGTGCGGATGCGCCCGGTTCCCCTCGAATTCGCCCTTTACTACGACTGCTGA